A genomic region of Chryseobacterium sp. KACC 21268 contains the following coding sequences:
- a CDS encoding SDR family NAD(P)-dependent oxidoreductase, translated as MNILITGVSRGVGLEISKLFLENGHTVYGISRTESEELQALEREYPENLFFKIFDLSNPEDIKQAVFRDFVTNKIPIHVLINNAAMAYDDIVTNLKYDDLKTMFDVNLYSPMFLTKYAIRNMIYNRVAGSIIHISSISAHTGYKGLAMYAASKGALQSFSKNISREWGERGIRSNIVVPGYMETAMNEKLTPEHKNRIFKRTALKKETDMRSVAETVMFLSDERSKSITGQEIFVDSGTL; from the coding sequence ATGAATATACTAATTACGGGAGTTTCCAGAGGCGTTGGACTAGAAATAAGTAAACTGTTTCTGGAAAACGGACATACAGTTTATGGCATCAGCAGAACAGAATCCGAGGAATTACAGGCACTTGAAAGAGAGTATCCGGAAAATCTTTTCTTCAAAATTTTTGACTTATCCAATCCGGAAGACATCAAGCAAGCGGTTTTCAGGGATTTCGTCACTAATAAAATCCCGATTCATGTTTTAATCAACAATGCGGCAATGGCTTACGATGATATTGTGACGAACCTCAAATATGACGATTTGAAAACAATGTTCGATGTCAATCTATATTCGCCAATGTTCCTGACAAAATATGCAATCAGGAATATGATTTATAATCGAGTGGCAGGCAGTATTATTCATATTTCTTCGATTAGTGCACACACTGGATACAAAGGCTTGGCTATGTATGCAGCTTCCAAAGGTGCATTGCAGTCATTTTCAAAAAATATTTCCAGAGAGTGGGGTGAGCGTGGCATCCGTTCCAATATCGTAGTTCCAGGTTACATGGAAACTGCAATGAACGAAAAACTGACTCCCGAACACAAAAACAGAATTTTCAAAAGAACTGCTCTGAAAAAGGAAACCGATATGAGATCTGTTGCAGAAACTGTTATGTTCTTGTCAGACGAACGATCAAAATCCATTACCGGCCAAGAGATTTTTGTTGATTCTGGTACATTATAA
- a CDS encoding fatty acid--CoA ligase family protein, whose amino-acid sequence MSFLVDRSVSLSYREILQYLSVSDSYTDCYIYPDLKSFFLNWIFALVNEKNIALMDSDLSEREIIANDLDVNQLVKIDHPKKVNSVDELVELIRNSNSEITLFTSGTTGFTRKFTHPLKNLIRKINVSDERKNDVWGFAFNPTHVAGVQVFFQAILNQNLLVNVFMESKDFVINAINEYKITNLSSTPTFYRLLLPLSESFDSVKKITIGGEKSDNYLISQVEKYFPNARINNVYGSTETGPLFSSQNDEFVVHDKHIGLVKVVDDELYIHKNLFGKTSQLNLIDDFYATGDLIEWIDDEQRRFRFTSRKNELINVGGYKVNPYEVEDELTQHPKIRNVRVFGKPNAVLGNIICCEVELLAHTELKEEDVRFYLNGKIQNFKIPRKISFVEKIELTRTGKKKIV is encoded by the coding sequence ATGTCTTTCCTTGTTGACCGCAGTGTTTCCTTATCCTACAGGGAAATTTTGCAATATCTGAGTGTCTCCGATTCGTACACAGATTGTTACATTTATCCAGATTTGAAATCCTTTTTTCTGAATTGGATTTTTGCTTTGGTTAATGAGAAAAACATCGCGTTGATGGATTCTGATTTATCTGAAAGGGAAATTATTGCGAATGATCTCGATGTCAACCAACTAGTCAAAATTGACCATCCAAAGAAAGTAAATTCAGTAGATGAACTTGTCGAGTTGATTAGAAATTCTAATTCAGAAATCACACTTTTCACTTCTGGAACGACTGGTTTTACAAGAAAATTCACGCATCCGCTGAAAAATCTCATTAGAAAAATCAATGTTTCTGACGAACGGAAAAATGACGTTTGGGGATTTGCCTTCAATCCGACGCACGTTGCTGGCGTTCAGGTTTTTTTTCAGGCTATCTTGAATCAAAATCTTTTGGTCAACGTTTTTATGGAATCGAAAGATTTTGTCATTAATGCAATTAACGAATATAAAATCACCAATCTTTCCTCAACGCCAACGTTTTACAGATTGCTTTTGCCATTGTCAGAATCCTTTGATTCCGTAAAAAAAATTACGATTGGAGGCGAAAAGTCAGATAATTATTTGATTTCTCAAGTCGAAAAATATTTTCCGAATGCAAGAATCAATAACGTGTATGGTTCCACGGAAACCGGACCTTTGTTTTCCTCTCAGAATGACGAATTCGTTGTTCACGACAAACATATCGGTTTGGTAAAAGTCGTTGACGACGAATTGTACATTCATAAAAATCTTTTCGGGAAAACATCTCAGCTCAATTTGATTGATGACTTCTACGCAACCGGAGATCTAATCGAATGGATTGACGATGAGCAAAGACGATTCAGATTTACATCCAGAAAAAATGAACTCATCAACGTTGGCGGTTACAAAGTGAATCCGTACGAAGTGGAAGATGAGCTGACGCAACATCCGAAAATCCGGAACGTGAGGGTTTTTGGAAAGCCAAATGCAGTTCTCGGAAACATCATCTGTTGCGAAGTAGAATTGCTTGCTCATACAGAATTAAAGGAAGAAGACGTTAGATTTTATCTTAATGGAAAGATTCAGAATTTCAAAATCCCAAGGAAAATCAGTTTCGTTGAGAAAATAGAATTAACAAGAACCGGAAAAAAGAAAATCGTATGA
- a CDS encoding acyl carrier protein, translating to MQEKLLQIVNSIKKNKFEDEVLELKPEQQLREDLNFDSFDLAELTVKIEEEFGVDIFENGLVNSVHEIYTKL from the coding sequence ATGCAAGAAAAACTGCTTCAAATAGTAAATTCTATTAAGAAGAATAAATTCGAGGACGAAGTTTTGGAACTTAAACCAGAACAGCAATTACGAGAAGATCTCAATTTTGATTCATTCGATTTGGCTGAACTTACAGTGAAAATCGAAGAGGAATTTGGGGTCGATATTTTTGAAAACGGATTGGTAAATTCGGTTCACGAAATCTACACTAAACTTTAA